One Pochonia chlamydosporia 170 chromosome 5, whole genome shotgun sequence DNA segment encodes these proteins:
- a CDS encoding secreted aspartic proteinase precursor (similar to Metarhizium acridum CQMa 102 XP_007810389.1) produces MQTFGSFLVSLVVASSVASALPATTATHDGNFSVTAKHNSKFKHNGPLALAKAYQKFGKPVPHDVANAVHRQNSKRTTGSDTNVPQQYDSEYLAAVQIGTPAQTLNLDFDTGSSDLWVFSSQTPKSEVHGQTLYNPSKSSTSKALSGYTWSITYGDQSSSSGNVYTDKVTVGGLTVNSQAVEAAKQVSDQFSQDAASSGLLGLAFSSINTVRPRQQKTFFDNAKSSLTSPLFTADLKHGANGKYNFGYIDNAAHTGSIAYTAVDSSEGFWSFTSTGYAVGSGTLKRTSTSGIADTGTTLLLLPDSIVNAYYSKVSGASYDNSQGGYTFSCDTTLPTFSFGVSSSTITIPGEYLNFAPTDDSGETCFGGLQSSSGIGINIFGDVALKAAFVVFDGGNNRLGWAPKSL; encoded by the exons ATGCAGACCTTTGGCTCATTCCTCGTGTCCCTCGTGGTGGCAAGCAGCGTTGCTTCTGCTCTCCCTGCCACGACGGCCACCCACGATGGAAACTTCTCCGTCACGGCCAAGCACAACAGCAAGTTTAAGCACAATGGTCCTCTTGCCCTGGCCAAGGCGTACCAGAAATTCGGCAAGCCTGTCCCCCACGATGTAGCCAACGCTGTTCACCGCCAGAACAGCAAGAGAACTACCGGCTCAGACACCAATGTTCCGCAGCAGTATGACAGCGAGTACTTGGCCGCCGTGCAAATCGGTACTCCTGCGCAAACGCTCAATCTGGACTTTGATACCGGTTCCAGCGACCTCTGGGTGTTCAGCTCCCAGACGCCCAAGAGTGAAGTCCACGGCCAGACATTGTACAACCCTAGCAAGAGCTCTACGTCCAAGGCTCTCAGCGGTTATACGTGGAGCATCACATATGGTGACCAGAGCAGCTCCAGCGGCAATGTCTATACTGATAAGGTTACTGTCGGCGGTTTGACTGTCAATTCGCAGGCTGTCGAGGCGGCGAAGCAAGTGTCTGACCAGTTCTCCCAAGATGCTGCCTCGTCCGGTTTGCTCGGACTGGCAttcagctccatcaacaccgtcCGACCTCGACAACAAAAGACCTTTTTCGATAATGCCAAGTCATCTTTGACGTCTCCTCTCTTCACTGCTGACTTGAAGCACGGAGCCA ATGGCAAATACAACTTTGGCTACATTGACAATGCCGCCCACACCGGCTCAATCGCCTACACCGCCGTAGACAGCAGCGAGGGTTTCTGGAGCTTCACGTCGACGGGCTACGCAGTCGGCAGCGGCACCCTCAAGAGGACTTCTACCTCTGGTATCGCCGATACTGGCACCACCTTGCTCCTCCTTCCTGATAGCATTGTCAACGCTTACTACTCCAAGGTCAGCGGTGCTAGCTACGATAATTCGCAGGGTGGATATACCTTTAGCTGCGACACCACGCTGCCAACCTTTTCGTTTGGTGTGTCGAGCTCTACTATTACCATCCCGGGAGAGTATCTTAACTTTGCTCCTACGGATGATTCTGGCGAGACTTGCTTTGGTGGTCTGCAGAGCAGTTCGGGAATTGGCATCAACATCTTTGGTGATGTTGCGCTGAAGGCTGCGTTTGTGGTCTTTGATGGAGGAAACAACCGTCTTGGATGGGCGCCCAAGTCTTTGTAA
- a CDS encoding arsenite efflux transporter ArsB (similar to Neosartorya fischeri NRRL 181 XP_001265092.1) gives MSNSPNSAQDAEKHTTPCPAKTSAFTSLGWLDRFLAIWIFLAMLIGILLGNFVPTTEKVLQQGKWVGVSIPIAIGLLVMMYPILCNVRYETLHHILGQKALWKQVLFSVGFNWIIAPFFMLALAWAFLPDEPHLRNGLILVGLGRCIAMVLIWNGLAGGDSEYCAILVAINSMLQMVLFAPLAVFFLRVIGRSANEVQVQYSVVATSVGVFLGIPLGAAIVTRLIVRRLAGDKWYNDKFMKFLSPWSLIGLLYTIIVLFAAQGKHVVRQIVSVVRVAAPLVVYFLVIFFVTLWVMRRMGYGYRLGCTQSFTAASNNFELAIAVAVATFGADSEEALAATVGPLIEVPVLIGLVYFVKWIGRRWKWEE, from the exons ATGTCTAATTCACCAAATTCGGCGCAAGACGCAGAGAAACACACAACACCGTGTCCAGCAAAGACTTCGGCCTTTACATCCCTAGGCTGGCTGGACAGATTCCTCGCAATATGGATATTCCTCGCCATGCTGATTGGCATCCTTCTGGGGAATTTTGTGCCTACCACCGAGAAAGTTCTCCAACAGGGAAAATGGGTTGGTGTGTCGATACCAATTG CAATCGGGTTACTGGTGATGATGTACCCTATCCTGTGTAACGTGCGGTACGAAACACTCCACCATATTCTTGGGCAAAAGGCGCTGTGGAAACAAGTACTCTTCAGCGTGGGGTTCAACTGGATCATCGCGCCGTTCTTCATG CTCGCACTGGCATGGGCCTTTCTTCCTGATGAGCCGCATCTCCGCAACGGCCTTATCCTCGTCGGTCTAGGTCGGTGCATCGCCATGGTTCTGATATGGAATGGCCTCGCGGGCGGCGACTCCGAGTACTGTGCTATTCTTgtcgccatcaactccatgcTGCAGATGGTCCTGTTCGCACCACTGGCAGTATTCTTCCTCCGCGTCATCGGACGCTCTGCCAACGAGGTCCAAGTGCAATATTCAGTGGTGGCAACCAGTGTAGGCGTGTTCCTTGGGATTCCTCTCGGCGCAGCAATCGTCACCCGTCTGATCGTGCGCCGACTAGCCGGCGATAAGTGGTACAACGACAAATTCATGAAGTTTTTGTCGCCGTGGTCCCTGATTGGGCTGCTGTACACCATCATCGTGCTGTTTGCCGCACAGGGAAAACACGTGGTGAGACAGATTGTCAGTGTTGTGCGTGTGGCCGCCCCGCTGGTCGTGTATTTTCTTGTCATATTCTTTGTGACGCTgtgggtgatgaggaggatgggaTATGGCTACCGGCTGGGGTGTACGCAGAGTTTCACGGCGGCCAGTAATAATTTCGAGTTGGCGATTGCGGTGGCCGTTGCGACGTTTGGGGCGGATAGTGAGGAGGCGCTGGCGGCCACCGTTGGCCCGTTGATTGAGGTTCCTGTGTTGATCGGCCTGGTGTATTTCGTGAAATGGATAGGTCGTCGGTGGAAGTGGGAGGAGTAA
- a CDS encoding TBP-associated factor IIF (similar to Metarhizium robertsii ARSEF 23 XP_007817622.1): MASPPYATSPLAMSPPNPSPAQLPNKKRSSTLDVNAPPLKRRKASNLSQSSAPAHPLRQTSFPPEVRSPYARSPSVDATSIVSGSAVSATASGAPKKKRGRKSKNAKGDDSAERTPSLVGGKAPTNVSGQGGDKDAEDDDDDDENGEMALEDAGARTQEQKQEEIRLRAMLVEAFDSEQYNRYELWRAAKLSDAVVKRVVNATVSQSVPQMVSTAVKAVAKLFAGEIIEAARNVQGEWIVAGENQSDLPTPPASTDDAGQEGEAEEPELKRGPMRPDHLREAWRRYKLSGESRGAQPQDQSASAIRIRDNQRRSRARRKEYVENLERKVQEYERHGVDATLEMQHAARTVALENSRLKMMLAKMGASDGDVEAFLASCQDREAAEALSSVSLMPVHHDKDDGTGQQTTKEIGGRRRQQGLSKTPDLETKPYIAGNYQNHTSTNGHAGSVPSSSHGSTPSQGTPLDVLALATLHQEPCCQGKTQCTTASEAPSPSTVETNTRAVTPTSAYAPTLSPGATTVAQDFSSPMEMSCNAAAAIIADMQGHGDASLAKARLGCRGQDECLVRNTVLFQILEGEGHANLP; this comes from the exons ATGGCTTCGCCGCCATATGCAACATCGCCGTTGGCGATGTCGCCGCCGAACCCATCCCCAGCACAGTTACCAAACAAAAAGCGATCGTCGACTCTCGATGTTAATGCCCCGCCTCTAAAGCGGCGGAAGGCTTCCAACCTGTCACAGTCATCGGCGCCTGCTCATCCGCTACGGCAAACGTCATTTCCTCCCGAAGTTCGATCCCCCTACGCCCGATCGCCATCCGTTGATGCCACCTCTATTGTGAGCGGTAGTGCTGTCAGTGCAACTGCGAGCGGAGCTCctaagaagaagagaggtCGAAAATCTAAAAACGCAAAGGGCGATGACTCGGCCGAGCGCACcccaagtctggttggcggTAAAGCGCCGACCAACGTTAGTGGACAAGGGGGCGACAAAGATGctgaagacgacgacgacgatgacgagaaTGGAGAAATGGCGCTGGAAGATGCTGGTGCCCGCACTcaggaacagaaacaagaGGAGATTAGATTGCGAGCCATGCTGGTAGAGGCATTTGACAGCGAGCAGTACAATCGGTATGAACTATGGCGAGCAGCCAAGCTATCCGATGCTGTCGTCAAGAGG GTGGTGAACGCGACCGTCTCGCAGTCAGTGCCACAGATGGTAAGCACAGCAGTAAAGGCAGTGGCCAAGTTATTTGCCGGTGAGATTATCGAGGCGGCTCGAAATGTTCAGGGCGAATGGATCGTTGCTGGTGAGAATCAAAGCGACCTACCGACGCCACCCGCATCTACAGACGATGCGGGTCAGGAGGGAGAGGCGGAAGAACCCGAGTTGAAGCGTGGACCAATGCGACCAGATCACTTGCGAGAAGCATGGCGACGATACAAGCTTAGTGGTGAGAGCCGAGGC GCACAACCACAAGACCAATCTGCATCAGCAATCCGCATTCGCGACAACCAGCGCCGCTCTCGCGCCCGCCGAAAGGAGTACGTTGAAAACCTCGAGCGCAAAGTACAAGAATATGAGCGACATGGCGTAGATGCCACGTTGGAGATGCAACATGCTGCCCGGACTGTGGCACTCGAAAACTCGAGATTGAAAATGatgctggccaagatgggCGCTTCTGACGGCGACGTGGAAGCGTTTTTGGCTTCATGCCAAGACAGAGAGGCCGCAGAAGCGCTTTCAAGCGTTAGCCTGATGCCTGTTCATCATGACAAGGACGATGGCACGGGACAGCAGACGACGAAAGAAATTGGTGGGCGTCGAAGGCAGCAAGGCTTGTCAAAAACTCCAGACTTGGAGACTAAGCCGTATATTGCTGGGAATTACCAGAACCATACTTCTACGAACGGACACGCAGGAAGCGTGCCGAGTTCGAGCCATGGATCAACGCCCTCACAAGGCACGCCACTGGATGTCCTGGCGTTGGCAACTCTGCATCAGGAACCTTGCTGTCAAGGCAAAACACAATGCACCACGGCATCTGAGGCACCTAGCCCATCAACAGTGGAAACAAATACCAGAGCCGTCACGCCTACTTCTGCGTACGCCCCGACATTATCACCTGGTGCTACGACTGTAGCGCAGGATTTCTCGTCGCCGATGGAAATGTCGTGCaatgcggcggcggcaatcATTGCAGATATGCAAGGCCATGGTGATGCCAGTTTGGCAAAGGCACGATTGGGGTGTCGCGGACAAGATGAGTGCCTGGTGAGGAACACTGTGCTGTTCCAGATCTTGGAGGGCGAAGGTCATGCAAACCTTCCATGA
- a CDS encoding GTP cyclohydrolase 1 (similar to Pestalotiopsis fici W106-1 XP_007830925.1) has translation MPQLPGAEVASAKKQKRSHENASVSGSSTSDESTRERKRKRKEKKNGTKSDRASELVNVNGHRRSAFEERRNSLGKAARDPRDEPSYKKRITAAGQGIKVRSPSPVIDEDGLSRPGRGTRDRREETAEQAEERLVKMRGAVRTILECVGEDPDREGLLDTPSRYAKALLFLTKGYQVNVADVVNGALFHEGHNEMVIVKDIEIHSLCEHHMVPFIGKMHIGYIPSDTVIGLSKLPRIAEMYARRLQIQERLTKEVAHAIMEILKPQGVAVVMESSHLCMVMRGVEKTATSTITSCVLGCFERKSKTRNEFFSLVGLNKS, from the exons ATGCCCCAGCTTCCTGGTGCCGAAGTGGCCAGCgcgaagaagcagaagcgCAGTCACGAGAACGCCAGCGTCTCTGGCTCATCAACCAGCGACGAGTCCACCCGCGAGCGTAAGCGCAAGCgcaaggaaaagaagaacgGCACAAAATCAGATAGAGCCTCGGAgcttgtcaatgtcaatggccaTCGGCGCAGCGCCTTCGAGGAACGACGCAACAGTCTCGGAAAGGCCGCCCGAGACCCCAGAGATGAACCATCATACAAGAAAAGAATTACCGCCGCCGGGCAGGGTATAAAAGTCCGATCACCAAGTCCCGTAATCGACGAAGATGGCCTGAGTCGACCAG GTCGAGGCACTCGAGACCGACGAGAAGAAACCGCAGAGCAGGCCGAAGAGCGACTGGTCAAGATGCGTGGTGCTGTTCGCACTATCCTTGAATGTGTTGGCGAAGACCCTGACCGTGAAGGTCTTCTCGATACTCCGTCGCGATATGCCAAGGCGCTCTTGTTCCTTACAAAAGGATACCAAGTCAACGTCGCGGATGTCGTCAACGGAGCGTTATTCCACGAGGGCCATAACGAGATGGTAATTGTTAAGGACATTGAGATTCACTCG CTTTGCGAGCACCACATGGTGCCATTCATCGGCAAG ATGCACATTGGTTATATCCCCTCCGACACCGTCATTGGTCTTTCCAAATTACCTCGAATCGCCGAAATGTACGCCCGCCGTCTGCAAATCCAGGAACGTCTCACAAAAGAAGTCGCCCACGCCATCATGGAAATCCTCAAACCCCAAGGTGTAGCCGTTGTCATGGAATCCAGCCATCTCTGTATGGTCATGCGCGGCGTCGAAAAGACTgccacctccaccatcaccagctgTGTCCTGGGCTGCTTCGAGCGCAAGTCCAAGACCCGCAACGAGttcttcagccttgtcggCCTCAACAAGTCATAG
- a CDS encoding PHD transcription factor (Rum1) (similar to Neosartorya fischeri NRRL 181 XP_001266191.1): MTTTGFNSANVSSRNSPAIGSSAAQVSSRPKRSKVNTNGYHPTNSQTPLSSMASTGLDLTSVERRGQPTAVRESLKQKSRPHGISEAPTYCPTEEEWRDPLEYMKKITPEASQFGICKIIPPDSWNPDFAIDTEKFHFRTRKQELNSVEGSTRANLTYLDGLSKFHKQQGSNLHRLPYVDKKPLDLYRLKKAVESRGGFDKVCKLKKWAEIGRDLGYSGKIMSSLSTSLKNSYQRWLCPYEDYLRLAKPGVHQQLEQEYGGPLTPSPAQTPAKKSNVNTPSSVKGDSPTRQASDALQSSLNGLKRESDRDTPMLDAPPAPTSAATGGFRAINSNGFTAVNAASKSANGESRSFTPDPKRVGSPAASTSNTPEARGSSLNPAAAVKRQLGDSADSAKKDADIDMEDADGSSSRRSKRLKKEPVPTVAGSHMTPFRPSVPRIPKDETTALGERCENCGRGEDSGALLVCESCDNAYHGPCLDPPVKRRPDSEWNCPRCLVGDGQFGFEEGGLYSLKQFQQKANDFKQGYFEKKMPFDHTLNCLRPVTEEDVETEFWRLVADLEETVEVEYGADIHCTTHGSGFPTLEKNPNNPYASDPWNLNILPLHPESLFRHIKSDISGMTVPWVYVGMIFSTFCWHNEDHYAYSANYQHFGATKTWYGIPGEDAEKFEAAMREAVPELFETQPDLLFQLVTLLTPEQLKKAGVRVYALDQRAGQFVITFPQAYHAGFNHGFNFNEAVNFAPFDWEPFGLAGVERLQLFRKQPCFSHDELLWTAADGNTATGLSIQTAKWLGPALDRIRKREQVQRADFLAKHLDLSPHKCPIDGSGEEGCSLAFKIEEHDVLNEEEQCCTYCKAFAFLSRFKCERTGKTVCIIHAGYHPCCDLTEEQRFAGEGHTLIYRVTDDAMAATYEKVLEKARTPEQWEDKYAKMLDEETTPSLKSLRALLHEGERVPFDLPSLPILKEFVDRCSDWVEEATNYTVRKQQNRRKNEKAWQSGMRKSIGSSYQDQKERESRNVSNIYRLLREAEHIGFECPEIAQLQERATAIKEFQLSAARTLENTATISMETIEELLEEGRSFNVDTPEVDRLSRVLEQMRWNQKARANRGLFLSLKDVKELIEDGKRLEVPSYNDHLKFYSDQKLAGEAWEAKARELIHAPVVHYPQLEALSNQVQANALPVSPDTLTEVDRILHKQREAHRQIMDITERCRNTDFRKRPKYTEVVDIIRNVDELNSKPNGTLDLENERKRHEDWMRRGKKLFGKSNAPLHILKSHLEYVLERNMDCFDVENDTPRQPAEPVSREVTPEQTGNRFDDRTRQVFCICRKVEAGMMIECELCHEWYHYKCLKIARGKVKEDDKYTCPICDWRMKIPRDAARPKLEDLIALTDEIPHLPFQPEEEDVLNRIIDNAQGFRDHIARLCNPIVSTIAELETQRFYLRKLEGAEVLLSYETNFFRQELHKWCPVAPEAPPILEVSLSTRKPRPTKLQKMLAEYGVDNPDDLPEHAKGKANSLRRKAANAEAAAAAAQNPSGQLLHPPNNSTYGGPAFLVGSGSSDSPTSPQGHPDKPGGSLSDNHSKGDPMVVSSGLQRGLLGSAGPVFVDNSALSLEERLLRGHEDDVDLYTEAGKSKALEILGRTEVGREQAEKIWGPNVWGPKRGSMSEAGRPISPSEVDGNTKPDEGNVDQMFKEMTNEEDDEDNKKKDDNNTTETVTAESLESERNGLDAMIDGE; this comes from the exons ATGACTACTACTGGCTTTAACAGCGCCAATGTGAGTTCTCGCAACTCGCCGGCCATCGGATCGTCCGCCGCCCAGGTATCATCGAGACCGAAGCGTAGCAAGGTCAACACAAATGGCTACCACCCAACCAATTCTCAGACCCCGTTGAGTTCCATGGCTAGCACGGGGCTAGATCTCACCTCGGTCGAACGTCGCGGCCAACCAACGGCTGTGCGCGAATCTCTTAAGCAGAAATCGCGACCCCATGGCATTTCCGAAGCCCCAACTTATTGTCCCACGGAAGAGGAATGGCGGGATCCGCTGGAGTATATGAAGAAGATTACGCCAGAAGCCTCCCAGTTCGGTATTTGCAAGATCATCCCACCGGACTCATGGAACCCTGATTTTGCCATCGACACGGAG AAGTTTCATTTTCGAACTCGAAAACAAGAGCTCAATTCTGTAGAGGGCA GCACTCGAGCAAATCTCACTTATCTAGACGGACTCTCCAAATTCCACAAGCAACAAGGCAGCAACTTGCATCGTCTGCCTTACGTAGATAAGAAACCACTCGACTTGTACCGCTTGAAGAAGGCTGTTGAATCCCGTGGCGGGTTTGACAAGGTCTGCAAGTTGAAAAAATGGGCGGAAATTGGGCGAGATTTGGGATATAGCGGCAAGATCATGTCTTCGCTGTCTACCTCCCTAAAGAACTCTTATCAGCGATGGCTGTGCCCATACGAAGATTATTTGCGTCTCGCTAAGCCCGGTGTTCATCAGCAACTGGAACAAGAATATGGCGGTCCCTTGACCCCTAGCCCGGCACAGACGCCTGCGAAAAAGTCAAATGTCAATACGCCATCCAGCGTCAAAGGGGACTCGCCAACCCGACAAGCGTCCGATGCTTTGCAGAGCAGCCTAAATGGCCTGAAAAGAGAAAGTGACCGCGACACCCCCATGCTCGATGCcccgccagcaccaacatctGCTGCAACAGGTGGGTTCAGAGCCATCAACTCTAACGGTTTCACTGCCGTAAATGCTGCATCAAAATCTGCCAATGGAGAGAGTAGAAGCTTCACACCAGATCCAAAGCGGGTGGGCAGCCCGGCAGCTTCCACAAGCAATACACCAGAGGCTCGAGGGTCTAGTCTGAATCCTGCGGCCGCTGTAAAACGCCAACTGGGGGACTCGGCCGACTCGGCTAAAAAGGACGCGGACATTGACATGGAGGACgctgatggcagcagcagtagACGAAGCAAGCGTCTCAAGAAGGAACCCGTACCTACGGTTGCCGGGTCTCACATGACACCTTTCCGACCATCTGTACCACGCATTCCCAAGGATGAGACTACGGCTTTGGGCGAGAGGTGTGAAAACTGCGGTCGCGGAGAGGACAGCGGTGCACTTCTCGTGTGCGAATCATGCGATAACGCGTACCATGGACCATGCCTGGACCCCCCAGTGAAACGCCGACCTGACTCGGAATGGAACTGCCCAAGATGTCTTGTTGGCGACGGCCAATTCGGCTTCGAAGAAGGGGGCCTGTACTCTCTGAAGCAGTTCCAACAAAAGGCAAATGACTTCAAGCAGGGCTATTttgagaagaagatgccgtTTGATCATACACTAAACTGCCTTCGGCCTGTCACtgaggaagatgtcgaaACTGAGTTTTGGCGATTGGtggcggatcttgaggaaACCGTGGAAGTCGAATACGGTGCCGATATCCATTGCACTACGCATGGCTCAGGTTTCCCAACGCTTGAGAAGAACCCAAATAACCCGTACGCCTCTGACCCATGGAATCTCAACATTCTTCCACTTCATCCGGAGAGTCTGTTCCGTCACATCAAGTCAGACATTTCTGGCATGACGGTGCCTTGGGTTTATGTAGGCATGATATTCTCTACCTTCTGCTGGCACAATGAGGATCACTACGCATACTCTGCCAACTATCAGCACTTTGGCGCGACGAAGACGTGGTACGGCATTCCAGGAGAGGATGCCGAAAAATTTGAGGCAGCGATGAGGGAGGCAGTCCCCGAGCTGTTTGAGACGCAGCCCGACCTTCTATTCCAGCTTGTCACCTTACTGACTCCAGAGCAATTGAAGAAGGCCGGGGTAAGGGTATATGCACTTGACCAACGCGCCGGACAATTCGTCATCACCTTCCCCCAAGCTTATCATGCCGGTTTTAACCATGGCTTTAATTTCAATGAGGCAGTGAACTTCGCACCATTTGACTGGGAACCTTTTGGCCTCGCCGGCGTCGAACGATTGCAGCTTTTCCGAAAACAACCATGCTTCTCACACGATGAACTCTTATGGACTGCTGCCGATGGGAACACAGCAACTGGTCTGTCAATTCAGACTGCCAAATGGCTAGGACCTGCGTTGGATCGAATCCGAAAACGCGAGCAAGTGCAACGGGCGGATTTCTTGGCCAAACATTTGGATCTTTCCCCTCACAAGTGTCCTATCGATGGCTCTGGGGAAGAGGGCTGTTCCCTGGCCTTCAAGATTGAGGAGCACGATGTCCTCAACGAGGAGGAGCAGTGTTGTACTTACTGTAAAGCGTTTGCATTTTTATCCAGGTTCAAGTGCGAGCGTACCGGTAAAACTGTCTGCATCATTCACGCAGGATACCACCCATGCTGCGACTTGACAGAAGAGCAACGATTCGCCGGCGAGGGCCACACTTTGATTTACAGAGTCACCGATGACGCAATGGCCGCAACGTATGAGAAGGTTCTGGAGAAAGCTCGGACGCCGGAACAGTGGGAAGACAAGTACGCCAAAatgcttgatgaagaaacaaCCCCGTCACTAAAATCTCTTCGAGCCCTACTTCACGAAGGCGAGCGCGTTCCCTTCGATCTTCCGTCCCTTCCTATTTTGAAGGAGTTCGTCGACCGATGCAGCGActgggttgaagaagccaCCAACTATACCGTGCGTAAGCAGCAGAATCGCCGCAAGAACGAAAAGGCATGGCAAAGTGGTATGCGTAAATCGATTGGGAGCTCGTACCAGGACCAAAAGGAGCGAGAGTCACGCAATGTGAGCAATATTTACCGTCTACTTCGTGAGGCAGAGCACATTGGGTTCGAATGTCCTGAGATTGCACAACTCCAGGAGCGAGCTACTGCCATCAAGGAGTTTCAGCTCAGTGCAGCCCGCACGCTCGAGAATACAGCCACTATCTCAATGGAGACAATCGAAGAATTACTCGAGGAAGGCCGCAGCTTCAATGTAGACACACCTGAAGTCGATCGCCTTTCTAGGGTCCTTGAACAGATGCGATGGAATCAGAAAGCTAGGGCCAATCGAGGGCTATTCTTGTCTTTGAAAGACGTCAAGGAGCTGATCGAGGATGGCAAGCGACTCGAGGTCCCAAGCTACAACGACCACCTCAAGTTTTACTCAGATCAGAAACTTGCCGGAGAGGCCTGGGAGGCCAAAGCCAGGGAGTTAATTCACGCCCCCGTCGTGCATTACCCACAGCTCGAAGCGCTATCCAACCAAGTCCAAGCAAATGCCCTTCCCGTATCTCCAGATACCCTGACCGAAGTCGACAGGATCCTGCACAAACAACGTGAAGCACATCGCCAGATTATGGATATTACTGAGCGTTGCCGTAATACTGATTTCCGAAAGCGGCCCAAGTATACTGAGGTTGTGGACATCATCAGAAATGTCGATGAGCTTAACTCGAAGCCGAATGGCACACTTGACTTGGAAAATGAGCGTAAACGCCATGAAGATTGGATGCGTAGGGGAAAGAAGCTGTTTGGAAAGTCGAATGCCCCGCTACATATTCTCAAGAGTCATCTGGAGTATGTTCTAGAACGCAACATGGACTGCTTTGACGTGGAAAACGACACCCCACGGCAACCTGCGGAACCAGTGTCCCGCGAGGTAACCCCTGAGCAGACGGGAAATCGGTTTGACGACCGCACCAGACAGGTATTCTGCATTTGTAGAAAAGTAGAGGCTGGCATGATGATTGAATGCGAGCTATGCCACGAGTG GTATCACTACAAGTGCTTAAAAATTGCTCGTGGTAAAGTCAAGGAAGACGACAAATATACCTGCCCCATCTGCGACTGGCGGATGAAGATTCCTCGTGACGCAGCGCGCCCAAAGCTTGAGGATCTCATTGCTCTAACCGATGAGATTCCCCACTTGCCTTTCCAGcctgaggaggaggatgtgttGAATCGCATCATCGACAATGCTCAAGGCTTCCGCGATCATATTGCACGACTATGCAACCCCATCGTGTCGACAATCGCCGAGTTGGAGACTCAGCGATTCTATCTTCGCAAGCTAGAAGGTGCCGAAGTGCTGCTTTCGTACGAGACAAACTTTTTCCGCCAAGAACTACATAAATGGTGTCCTGTCGCGCCAGAAGCACCACCTATTCTTGAGGTCTCACTCAGCACTCGCAAGCCTCGCCCAACCAAGCTTCAAAAGATGTTGGCCGAGTACGGGGTAGATAACCCCGATGACTTGCCCGAGCATGCGAAAGGCAAAGCAAATAGTTTGCGGCGGAAGGCAGCAAACGCTGAGGCGGCTGCTGCGGCCGCACAAAACCCCAGCGGGCAATTGCTTCATCCACCGAATAACTCTACATACGGCGGCCCAGCTTTCTTGGTTGGATCGGGTAGCTCAGACTCACCTACCTCCCCGCAAGGGCACCCAGACAAACCTGGTGGTTCATTAAGCGACAATCACAGCAAAGGCGACCCGATGGTTGTATCCAGTGGCCTTCAACGTGGTCTCCTGGGCTCGGCTGGTCCTGTTTTCGTGGATAACTCAGCGCTGAGCTTGGAAGAGCGCCTGCTTCGAGGCCATGAAGACGACGTTGACCTATACACCGAGGCCGGCAAGAGTAAGGCCTTGGAAATCCTCGGCCGTACAGAGGTTGGCCGTGAGCAAGCTGAAAAGATATGGGGTCCGAACGTATGGGGTCCAAAACGAGGATCGATGAGTGAGGCTGGCCGCCCCATATCCCCATCTGAAGTCGATGGCAATACCAAACCAGACGAAGGAAACGTGGATCAAATGTTCAAGGAGATGACAAacgaagaggatgacgaagacaacaagaagaaagacgACAACAATACAACAGAGACCGTGACGGCAGAGTCTCTGGAAAGCGAGAGAAACGGCCTCGACGCAATGATAGATGGAGAATAG